The following are encoded together in the Micromonospora lupini genome:
- the thiC gene encoding phosphomethylpyrimidine synthase ThiC, whose translation MKARGKVYVEGSRPDVRVPFAEVALTGDHLPVRLYDTSGPGSDPEVGLPALRGPWIAERGDVAPVRGAGTPLAGVDGRRPTQLAYARAGVVTPEMEFVAIRENVDPELVRAEIAAGRAVLPLNVNHPECEPAIIGKAFLVKVNANIGTSAVSSSVAEEVEKLTWATRWGADTVMDLSTGKRIHETREAIVRNSPVPIGTVPIYQALEKVGGDPVKLSWEVFRETVIEQAEQGVDYMTVHAGVLLPYVPLAVDRVTGIVSRGGSIMAAWCLAHHEENFLYTNFAELCALLARYDVTFSLGDGLRPGSIADANDEAQFAELRTLGELTTVAWEHDVQVMIEGPGHVPMHKIKENVDLQQEWCHEAPFYTLGPLTTDIAPAYDHITSAIGAAMIGMFGTAMLCYVTPKEHLGLPDRDDVKAGVIAYKIAAHAADLAKGHPGAQEWDDALSKARFEFRWEDQFNLSLDPETARSYHDATLPAEPAKTAHFCSMCGPKFCSMKITQELKEYAARGMKDKSEEFVSGGGKVYLPLA comes from the coding sequence ATGAAGGCACGAGGCAAGGTGTACGTCGAGGGGTCACGGCCGGATGTGCGGGTGCCGTTCGCCGAGGTGGCGCTGACCGGCGACCACCTGCCGGTGCGGCTCTACGACACGTCCGGCCCGGGATCGGACCCAGAGGTGGGGTTACCCGCGCTGCGCGGTCCGTGGATCGCCGAGCGGGGTGACGTGGCACCGGTGCGAGGCGCGGGTACGCCGCTCGCCGGTGTGGACGGACGGCGTCCGACGCAGCTCGCGTACGCGCGGGCCGGTGTGGTGACGCCGGAGATGGAGTTCGTGGCGATCCGGGAGAACGTCGACCCGGAACTGGTCCGGGCCGAGATCGCCGCCGGTCGGGCGGTGCTGCCACTCAACGTCAACCACCCGGAGTGCGAACCGGCGATCATCGGCAAGGCGTTCCTGGTCAAGGTGAACGCCAACATCGGCACGTCGGCGGTCAGCTCGTCGGTCGCCGAGGAGGTGGAGAAGCTCACCTGGGCCACCCGCTGGGGCGCCGACACGGTGATGGACCTGTCCACCGGCAAGCGGATCCACGAGACCCGCGAGGCGATCGTGCGGAACTCGCCGGTGCCGATCGGCACGGTGCCGATCTACCAGGCTCTGGAGAAGGTCGGCGGCGACCCGGTGAAGTTGAGCTGGGAGGTGTTCCGGGAGACCGTGATCGAGCAGGCCGAGCAGGGCGTCGACTACATGACTGTGCACGCGGGGGTGCTGCTGCCGTACGTGCCGCTGGCCGTGGACCGGGTCACCGGGATCGTCTCCCGGGGCGGTTCGATCATGGCAGCGTGGTGCCTCGCCCACCACGAGGAGAACTTCCTCTACACGAACTTCGCCGAGCTGTGTGCGCTGCTCGCGCGCTACGACGTGACGTTCTCGCTCGGCGACGGGCTGCGCCCCGGCTCGATCGCGGACGCCAACGACGAGGCGCAGTTCGCCGAGCTGCGCACCCTCGGCGAGCTGACCACTGTCGCCTGGGAGCACGACGTGCAGGTGATGATCGAGGGCCCCGGCCACGTACCCATGCACAAGATCAAGGAGAACGTGGACCTTCAGCAGGAGTGGTGCCACGAGGCGCCTTTCTACACGCTCGGTCCGCTGACCACCGACATCGCGCCCGCGTACGACCACATCACCTCGGCGATCGGCGCCGCGATGATCGGCATGTTCGGCACGGCGATGCTCTGCTACGTCACGCCGAAGGAGCACCTCGGCCTACCGGACCGCGACGACGTGAAGGCGGGCGTGATCGCGTACAAGATCGCGGCCCACGCGGCGGACCTGGCCAAGGGCCACCCCGGCGCGCAGGAGTGGGACGACGCGCTGTCGAAGGCACGGTTCGAGTTCCGCTGGGAGGACCAGTTCAACCTCTCGCTGGACCCGGAGACCGCGCGGTCGTACCACGACGCGACGCTGCCCGCCGAGCCGGCGAAGACAGCACACTTCTGCTCGATGTGCGGCCCGAAGTTCTGCTCCATGAAGATCACCCAAGAGCTCAAGGAGTACGCGGCGCGCGGCATGAAGGACAAGTCGGAGGAGTTCGTCTCCGGCGGCGGGAAGGTCTATCTGCCGCTCGCCTGA
- the thiD gene encoding bifunctional hydroxymethylpyrimidine kinase/phosphomethylpyrimidine kinase, with protein MTPRTILTIAGSDSGGGAGIQADLKVFAALGAYGTSVLTAVTAQNTRGVDAVLPLPPRTVTEQLDSVLADFTVRAVKTGMLGTPAVADAVAQAARDGRLPQLVVDPVLVATSGHRLGVVGAVERLLPYARVATPNCAEAAAITGRPVDDVAGMVVAAEALAAGGPEHVVVTGGDLGGDEAVDVLHGDGVTTLLRGPRVDTWHTHGTGCSFSAAIAVRLALGDPVPAAIGAAKEYVLRALTGARGWELGAGRGPLDHFGWSA; from the coding sequence ATGACCCCGCGCACAATCCTCACCATCGCCGGCTCCGACTCCGGCGGCGGCGCTGGCATCCAGGCCGACCTCAAGGTCTTCGCGGCGCTCGGGGCGTACGGCACAAGCGTCCTCACGGCGGTCACCGCCCAGAACACCAGGGGTGTCGACGCCGTCCTGCCGCTGCCGCCGCGCACGGTCACCGAGCAGTTGGACAGCGTCCTCGCCGACTTCACGGTGCGCGCGGTCAAGACGGGAATGCTCGGCACGCCCGCCGTCGCCGACGCGGTGGCCCAGGCCGCCCGGGACGGCCGGCTGCCCCAGCTCGTCGTCGATCCGGTGCTTGTCGCCACGAGTGGTCACCGGCTCGGCGTGGTGGGCGCGGTGGAGCGGCTGCTTCCGTACGCCCGGGTGGCGACGCCGAACTGCGCGGAGGCCGCGGCGATCACCGGACGTCCGGTGGACGACGTGGCCGGGATGGTCGTGGCGGCCGAGGCGCTCGCGGCCGGCGGCCCGGAGCACGTGGTGGTCACCGGCGGTGACCTCGGTGGGGACGAAGCGGTCGACGTGCTGCACGGGGACGGCGTCACGACCCTGCTGCGCGGGCCACGTGTGGACACCTGGCACACCCACGGCACCGGGTGCTCGTTCTCGGCGGCGATCGCCGTGCGGCTCGCGCTGGGCGATCCGGTGCCGGCGGCGATCGGGGCCGCCAAGGAGTACGTGCTCCGTGCGCTGACCGGCGCGCGGGGTTGGGAGCTGGGCGCGGGGCGCGGGCCGCTGGATCACTTCGGCTGGTCCGCCTGA
- a CDS encoding thiamine phosphate synthase: MGTVPSGVVVLTDRRLVGAGGLERVVAGAVAQGVRWVVLREKDLPRAERAALAADLRAILGDVGGTLVVAGPDPLGGDAVHLPAAGPYPPPPLPLVGRSCHNRAELDRLTTEHYATVSPVWPTKSKPGHGPPLHVDGLRKLVAASPVPVLALGGVETPEQVTACVHAGAAGVAVLGALMRAKDPTETAAKLTKAFQEAVTPKLPESGHRRTEVSRPQSSTATSHGRPQPQRATKEER; the protein is encoded by the coding sequence TTGGGGACCGTCCCGTCGGGGGTTGTCGTGCTTACCGATCGCCGACTGGTCGGCGCGGGCGGGCTCGAGCGGGTCGTGGCAGGGGCCGTGGCGCAGGGAGTGCGCTGGGTGGTGCTGCGGGAGAAGGACCTGCCCCGCGCCGAGCGCGCCGCCCTGGCCGCCGACCTGCGCGCGATCCTCGGCGACGTCGGCGGGACCCTCGTCGTGGCCGGCCCCGACCCGCTCGGCGGCGACGCCGTCCACCTGCCCGCCGCCGGCCCGTACCCGCCGCCGCCCCTGCCACTCGTCGGTCGCTCCTGCCACAACCGGGCCGAACTCGACCGCCTGACCACCGAGCACTACGCGACCGTCTCCCCGGTCTGGCCAACAAAATCCAAGCCCGGCCACGGCCCACCGCTGCACGTGGATGGGTTGCGGAAGCTCGTCGCTGCCAGCCCGGTGCCGGTCCTGGCCCTCGGGGGAGTGGAGACACCAGAGCAGGTAACGGCCTGCGTCCATGCAGGAGCCGCAGGGGTGGCAGTGCTGGGCGCACTCATGCGAGCAAAAGACCCCACCGAAACAGCCGCCAAACTGACCAAAGCCTTTCAAGAGGCGGTCACCCCCAAGCTGCCCGAAAGCGGGCACCGGCGCACTGAGGTCTCCCGGCCGCAGTCCTCAACCGCAACCAGCCACGGTCGGCCGCAGCCCCAAAGAGCAACCAAAGAGGAAAGATGA
- a CDS encoding thiazole synthase: MSFDLGGVAFTSRLILGTGGAANLHVLEQAIRASGTELVTLALRRVDTAPGTTGGLLDLLDRCGVRLLPNTAGCHTATEAVKVARLARDAFDTDWVKLEVIGDERTLLPDGVELLRAAEELVADGFTVLPYTSDDPVLARRLADVGCAAVMPAGAPIGSGLGIGNPHHIRLIRQSVDVPVILDAGIGTASDAALAMELGCDAVLLASAVTRAADPVAMATAMRYAVEAGRLAAGAGRIARRFHALGSTPDEGRPDL, from the coding sequence ATGTCGTTCGACCTGGGTGGGGTGGCCTTCACGTCGCGGCTGATCCTCGGCACCGGCGGCGCCGCGAACCTGCACGTGCTGGAACAGGCGATCCGGGCGTCCGGCACCGAGCTGGTCACGCTGGCGCTGCGCCGGGTGGACACCGCCCCGGGCACCACCGGAGGGTTGCTCGACCTGCTGGACCGCTGCGGGGTACGGCTGCTGCCGAACACCGCCGGCTGCCACACCGCCACCGAGGCGGTGAAGGTGGCCCGGCTGGCGCGCGACGCGTTCGACACCGACTGGGTCAAGCTGGAGGTGATCGGCGACGAACGGACACTGCTGCCCGACGGCGTGGAACTGCTCCGCGCCGCCGAGGAGCTGGTCGCCGACGGCTTCACGGTTCTGCCGTACACGAGTGACGACCCGGTGCTCGCCCGTCGCCTCGCCGACGTGGGTTGCGCCGCGGTGATGCCCGCCGGCGCACCGATCGGCTCGGGGCTCGGCATCGGCAACCCGCACCACATCCGACTGATCCGCCAGAGCGTGGACGTGCCCGTGATCCTGGACGCCGGCATCGGCACGGCGTCCGACGCGGCCCTGGCCATGGAGCTGGGCTGCGACGCCGTCCTGCTGGCCAGCGCGGTCACCCGGGCCGCCGACCCGGTGGCGATGGCGACGGCGATGCGGTACGCCGTCGAGGCCGGCCGACTGGCCGCCGGCGCGGGCCGGATCGCCCGCCGCTTCCACGCCCTCGGATCCACCCCCGACGAGGGAAGACCAGACCTGTGA
- the thiS gene encoding sulfur carrier protein ThiS: MELTVNGTGRSVPGGVSVADVVRDVAPHQRGVAVAVNGEVVPRAGWPATVLRDGDRVEVLTAAQGG, encoded by the coding sequence GTGGAGTTGACTGTGAACGGGACCGGACGCAGCGTCCCCGGCGGCGTTTCGGTGGCCGACGTGGTCCGCGACGTCGCCCCGCACCAGCGTGGCGTCGCGGTCGCGGTCAACGGCGAGGTGGTGCCCCGGGCCGGCTGGCCGGCCACCGTGCTGCGCGACGGCGACCGCGTCGAGGTGCTCACCGCCGCGCAGGGCGGGTGA
- the thiO gene encoding glycine oxidase ThiO produces the protein MTGSAAPAVDVAVVGAGPIGLAIAWRCATRGLRVAVHDRAPGSGASAVAAGMLSPVAEAYFGERRLTELLVASAARWPGFAAGLTEASGTEIGYRTEGTLMVGLTGDDLAEARRLWAYQQGLGLPVTPLRPSELRDREPALAPRVRGGAVAPTDHQVDPRLLVPALRTAAQRAGAAFVPRPVRRLSDVHAQVTVVAAGCGAAALTGLPVRPVKGQILRLRAPGGVAPGFRHVIRGYADGEHVYLVPRADGEVVLGATVEERSDTTVTAGAVQRLLRAGVDLLPELTEYYLVEAVAGLRPGTPDNAPILGPLPGRPDVLAATGHHRHGIVLTPITADLIADLVLTGVPDPLLAPFGADRFPVAPSTGPGDAARPGADRFTDTPPAQPGDAARPGAGDLGGRRYAVASSAGIDDAVRPGAGEASGPGPTTEEDLWS, from the coding sequence GTGACGGGTTCGGCCGCCCCTGCCGTGGACGTGGCGGTGGTGGGCGCGGGGCCGATCGGGCTGGCCATCGCCTGGCGCTGCGCCACGCGCGGACTACGGGTGGCGGTGCACGACCGGGCCCCCGGGTCGGGGGCGTCGGCAGTCGCCGCCGGAATGCTCTCCCCGGTCGCCGAGGCGTACTTCGGTGAGCGGCGGCTGACCGAGCTGCTGGTGGCGTCCGCCGCCCGCTGGCCCGGGTTCGCCGCCGGGTTGACCGAGGCGAGCGGCACCGAGATCGGCTACCGGACCGAGGGCACCCTGATGGTCGGGCTGACAGGCGACGACCTGGCCGAGGCACGCCGGCTGTGGGCGTACCAACAGGGGTTGGGTCTGCCTGTGACGCCGCTGCGCCCCAGCGAGCTGCGCGACCGCGAACCGGCGCTCGCCCCTCGGGTGCGCGGCGGCGCGGTCGCGCCCACCGACCACCAGGTCGACCCCCGGCTGCTGGTGCCGGCGCTGCGCACGGCCGCACAGCGGGCCGGCGCGGCGTTCGTGCCGCGGCCGGTCCGACGACTGTCCGACGTGCACGCCCAGGTCACGGTCGTCGCCGCCGGCTGCGGGGCCGCCGCCCTCACCGGCCTGCCCGTGCGGCCGGTGAAGGGCCAGATCCTGCGGCTGCGCGCGCCCGGCGGCGTCGCGCCGGGCTTCCGGCACGTGATCCGGGGGTACGCCGACGGCGAGCACGTCTACCTGGTGCCCCGCGCCGACGGCGAGGTCGTGCTCGGCGCGACTGTCGAGGAGCGCTCCGACACCACTGTCACCGCCGGCGCGGTGCAGCGGCTGCTACGCGCCGGTGTCGACCTGCTGCCCGAGCTGACCGAGTACTACCTGGTCGAGGCGGTCGCCGGTCTGCGGCCCGGCACCCCGGACAACGCGCCGATCCTCGGGCCGCTGCCCGGTCGGCCGGACGTCCTGGCCGCCACCGGGCACCACAGGCACGGCATCGTGCTCACCCCGATCACCGCCGACCTGATCGCCGACCTGGTGCTCACCGGCGTGCCCGACCCGCTGCTCGCACCCTTCGGCGCGGACCGGTTTCCAGTCGCGCCATCGACCGGGCCCGGTGACGCGGCCCGGCCCGGCGCCGACCGGTTCACCGACACGCCACCGGCCCAGCCGGGTGACGCGGCACGGCCAGGCGCGGGCGACCTGGGCGGACGCCGGTACGCCGTCGCGTCGTCGGCGGGGATTGACGACGCGGTACGGCCCGGCGCGGGCGAGGCGAGCGGACCTGGACCGACGACCGAGGAGGACCTGTGGAGTTGA
- the thiE gene encoding thiamine phosphate synthase, producing MPSLGRLHLITDTRPGHDPLTVVRAALATARADLVVQVRVEDSATDREAYDLAGRVLALCAPYGATCLVNDRLHVALAVGAAGGHVGADDLPVAAARHVLGPTGVLGATARAPRTAVAAVTAGASYLGVGPCHATSTKNGLPDPIGPAGVRAVADAVDVPVIAIGGVTAARVPALRAAGAYGVAVVGALSAAADPAGATAELLRALA from the coding sequence GTGCCGTCCCTTGGACGACTGCATCTGATCACCGACACCCGACCCGGGCACGACCCGCTCACAGTGGTCCGGGCCGCCCTCGCGACGGCCCGCGCCGACCTCGTCGTGCAGGTCCGGGTGGAGGACTCCGCGACCGACCGCGAGGCGTACGACCTGGCCGGCCGGGTGCTGGCGCTCTGCGCCCCGTACGGAGCGACCTGCCTGGTCAACGACAGGCTGCACGTGGCACTCGCGGTGGGCGCCGCGGGTGGGCACGTCGGGGCCGACGACCTGCCGGTCGCCGCCGCCCGGCACGTGCTCGGCCCGACAGGCGTGCTCGGCGCGACCGCACGCGCGCCGCGGACGGCGGTCGCGGCCGTCACCGCCGGGGCCAGCTATCTGGGCGTCGGCCCGTGCCACGCCACCAGCACGAAGAACGGCCTGCCGGACCCCATCGGGCCCGCCGGCGTCCGTGCCGTCGCCGACGCCGTCGACGTGCCGGTCATCGCGATCGGCGGAGTGACCGCCGCCCGGGTGCCGGCGCTGCGGGCCGCCGGGGCGTACGGGGTGGCGGTTGTCGGTGCGCTCTCCGCCGCCGCCGACCCGGCCGGCGCCACCGCCGAGCTGCTCCGGGCCCTGGCGTGA